The following coding sequences lie in one Peribacillus frigoritolerans genomic window:
- the rpmG gene encoding 50S ribosomal protein L33, giving the protein MRVNITLACTESGDRNYITTKNKRNNPDRIELKKYCPRLKKHTLHRETK; this is encoded by the coding sequence ATGAGAGTAAACATTACGTTAGCATGCACAGAATCAGGGGACCGCAATTATATCACAACGAAAAACAAGCGGAATAATCCGGACAGGATCGAATTGAAAAAGTACTGCCCACGATTAAAGAAACACACGCTTCACCGTGAAACGAAGTAA
- a CDS encoding SidA/IucD/PvdA family monooxygenase produces MLEWIIIGGGIQGMTMAAFLLKSGKTTVDQLAIVDRNEEPLARWKHCTEIISMPYLRSPSVHHLDVNPFSLQKYVEKADWNNNFYGQYKRPSLQSFNEHCVHLADDLSIKKAWVQGEVTSACKTGQGWEIQLQNKRRLVGQKLVISIGIGEQPYWPDWAQQLKQEHEGSIYHIFDENIPELTQLKGPITIIGGGISSVHLALKLSKIYPNDVTLLKRHPFRIHDFDSDPGWLGPKKQRPFHAITSYQKRRETIIQARNKGSVPPDLHKALMNQVKQGLLRVMDEEVISAVWRDGHIGLRNKYEKVIQLTGTILLATGFKSSMPGKDWLTPVIRSHDLRCAECGYPIVSQSLQWGPGLYVTGALAELEMGPISRNISGARQAAERIVNSL; encoded by the coding sequence ATGTTGGAATGGATCATTATTGGCGGAGGAATTCAAGGTATGACGATGGCGGCATTTTTACTTAAGTCAGGAAAAACGACAGTGGACCAGCTGGCGATTGTTGATAGAAATGAAGAACCATTGGCAAGATGGAAGCATTGTACGGAAATCATTTCAATGCCTTATTTACGTTCTCCATCCGTACACCATCTGGATGTGAATCCCTTCAGCCTGCAGAAATATGTGGAAAAGGCAGACTGGAACAATAACTTTTATGGCCAATATAAGCGGCCGTCCCTACAATCCTTCAATGAACATTGTGTTCACTTGGCTGATGATTTATCCATTAAGAAGGCATGGGTGCAAGGGGAAGTCACCTCTGCCTGCAAAACGGGACAGGGCTGGGAAATCCAATTGCAAAACAAGCGACGGCTTGTGGGACAAAAGCTTGTGATTTCAATTGGTATTGGAGAACAGCCTTATTGGCCTGATTGGGCACAGCAATTAAAACAAGAGCATGAGGGTTCCATTTACCACATATTCGATGAAAATATTCCGGAGCTGACACAATTAAAAGGACCAATCACGATCATTGGGGGAGGCATATCTTCTGTCCATCTCGCTTTGAAGCTGAGTAAGATCTATCCCAATGACGTAACGCTACTAAAGCGGCATCCATTTAGGATTCATGATTTCGACAGTGATCCTGGTTGGTTGGGGCCGAAAAAACAGCGTCCTTTCCATGCTATAACTAGCTATCAAAAAAGACGCGAGACCATTATTCAGGCACGTAATAAGGGTTCCGTACCACCTGACTTACATAAAGCGCTGATGAATCAGGTTAAACAGGGATTATTACGTGTAATGGATGAAGAAGTGATAAGCGCTGTGTGGAGGGACGGGCATATTGGTCTCAGGAATAAATACGAAAAGGTCATTCAACTTACAGGGACGATCCTTTTAGCGACCGGCTTTAAGTCATCAATGCCAGGGAAGGATTGGCTGACTCCAGTCATCCGGTCGCATGATTTACGCTGCGCGGAATGTGGTTATCCGATTGTATCGCAGTCGTTGCAGTGGGGACCTGGTTTATATGTCACGGGTGCATTGGCTGAACTTGAAATGGGACCGATTTCGAGGAATATATCGGGAGCAAGACAGGCAGCGGAACGAATTGTGAATAGTTTATAG
- a CDS encoding GTP-binding protein produces MEMKKIPVTVLSGYLGAGKTTLLNHILENRDELKVAVIVNDMSEINIDASLVKQGGFTRTDEKLVEMQNGCICCTLREDLMIEVEKLAKQGDIDYIVIESTGISEPVPVAQTFSYVDESMGIDLSEYCRLDTMVTVVDGYNFWQDFTSGETLIDRMQATDAADGREVVDLLIDQIEFANVILLNKIDLMDADAVEELKAVLHKMNADARIIETNHSKVPLKDVLNTHLFDFEEASQGAGWIKELNEEHIPETLEYGISSFVYRREIPFHPERLMEWLENWPVQVVRAKGFLWLASRNDTAGLLSQAGPSLTLQAAGKWIAAYPEEEQGQILKEAPELLERWNAVYGDRMTELVMIGIQMNQQEIENELDQCLLTEIELQQDWSLYEDRLPAFTEIVH; encoded by the coding sequence ATGGAGATGAAGAAAATTCCGGTTACGGTATTGAGTGGATACCTTGGTGCGGGAAAGACGACGCTCTTGAATCATATTCTTGAAAATCGGGATGAGCTGAAGGTTGCCGTCATTGTTAATGATATGAGTGAGATCAATATTGATGCTTCGCTGGTCAAACAGGGAGGGTTTACCCGGACGGATGAAAAACTGGTGGAAATGCAGAATGGCTGCATTTGCTGTACGCTTCGTGAGGATTTGATGATTGAAGTGGAGAAATTGGCGAAACAAGGGGACATTGATTACATCGTAATTGAATCGACTGGGATAAGCGAACCGGTACCTGTAGCCCAAACCTTCTCCTATGTTGATGAAAGCATGGGAATTGATTTATCGGAATATTGCCGGCTTGATACGATGGTTACCGTTGTTGATGGGTATAATTTTTGGCAAGACTTCACTTCCGGAGAAACGCTTATTGACAGGATGCAGGCAACTGATGCTGCCGATGGCAGGGAAGTGGTCGACCTACTAATAGATCAGATAGAGTTCGCCAATGTCATCCTGTTAAATAAAATCGATCTAATGGATGCTGACGCCGTTGAGGAATTAAAGGCGGTTCTTCATAAAATGAATGCGGATGCGAGGATCATCGAAACGAATCATTCCAAGGTGCCGCTAAAGGATGTATTGAATACACATTTATTTGATTTTGAAGAGGCAAGCCAAGGAGCGGGCTGGATAAAGGAATTGAATGAAGAGCATATCCCGGAGACCCTGGAGTACGGGATTTCATCCTTCGTTTACAGAAGGGAAATACCGTTTCATCCCGAGAGGCTAATGGAATGGTTAGAAAATTGGCCCGTACAAGTGGTGAGGGCAAAGGGCTTCCTTTGGCTGGCATCGAGAAATGATACGGCAGGCTTGCTTTCGCAGGCGGGACCGTCATTAACTTTACAAGCAGCCGGTAAATGGATTGCAGCTTACCCTGAGGAAGAACAGGGCCAAATTTTAAAGGAGGCACCTGAATTATTGGAACGGTGGAATGCAGTATACGGTGACAGGATGACGGAGCTGGTGATGATTGGCATTCAAATGAATCAACAGGAAATCGAAAATGAATTAGATCAATGCTTATTGACGGAAATTGAGTTACAGCAGGATTGGTCTTTATATGAAGATCGATTGCCTGCTTTTACGGAAATCGTTCATTAA
- the rpsN gene encoding 30S ribosomal protein S14 → MAKKSKVIKAEKQLAMVEKYAKLRKELKEKGDYAALAKLPRDSSPTRVHNRCGVTGRPRGYMRKFNMSRIVFRELAHKGQLPGVKKSSW, encoded by the coding sequence ATGGCGAAAAAATCAAAGGTGATTAAAGCTGAAAAACAGCTGGCAATGGTCGAAAAGTATGCAAAACTTAGAAAGGAATTGAAGGAGAAAGGGGATTATGCCGCATTGGCCAAACTCCCTCGTGACTCTTCGCCGACAAGGGTTCACAATCGTTGTGGAGTAACGGGAAGGCCCCGTGGATATATGCGCAAATTCAACATGTCACGTATCGTTTTTAGGGAACTTGCTCATAAAGGGCAACTGCCGGGTGTCAAAAAGTCAAGCTGGTGA